CTATCTTAGGGTGGCCTGGCACTGGGGGCAGTGCGGACTTCTAGAGAACCTCGGGCCACGTGTGGGCCTCCTGGTCTGGTTCCCTCCACGCAGCCCCAGCCTACAGGAAACACCCGTGTGCAGCTCAGGGGAAAAGGGGACCCGCAGCCCCTGccaccagctccctcccgccagccccGCCGGGCCTGTCCGAAGGCCTGATGCTTCCCAGAGGGCACTTGCAGAGTGGCAGGCGGGACGCAGATGCCACCTCTGGCGCTGGCCACCCCTCTACTGGCATGCGGGCAGGGGGCGGGCCGTCCAGGGACAGTACCTGTGTTCTGGGCGCTGACGAAGGCCACCTTGTTGGTGTCGGGCTTGAGGCGGATGAAGCCACACTCCCTGTGCATGGGCTTGTGCGTGTCTGGGTGGAAGGCGTTGAACCTAGCGGGCAGGAGGGTGAAGGCCCAGGTAGCGGATACCCCCGAGACAGGGCCAGGCTGCGTGCACGTGCCCGTCTCACTGTATGAAGCCCCCACCCaccaaatgtaaaataaacagcTTCTTGTTCATGTGGAAAATGCAGAGACACATAAAAGACACGGCCCAAGAGACACGAGAGACCACGTGTGTGGCCCGGCTGCCAGGTACGTCAGGACTTTCTGTCTCCAACCCAGAAGCCGCTCCTCCAGGTGCCACCCGCCCTCGCTCTTGTCTGTGTCCCCATCTTCCCGACCATCACGACCGACAGTGACCTTGATGACAGAAACTCGGTCTCCACAGTTTAGGCACACGCCTCCCGCAAGGCCCCTCCGTGCTTTTCGGTCCCACGCACCCCACGAGCACAGTCAaatcccaccctcaccccaggctTTGCCTCTTGGGAGCTATTATCATGCTCGGGGGTCCCACCAACCCCCACATAGGACACAGCAGGCACGAAGTCAGGGTGCTGACAGAGGACCTCAAAGGCCGTGCGCTTGGCTGTGTGGCACGAATCTGAGAACCACAATACTAACCGCTTCTCTGAGACCTCACACGGCTGAGCTCAGGGGGGAATTCTGGGAAAGGCATGTTCGTCATTTTATTCTCAGTGACACGGGGGTGGCTGGTCTCCATACAGGACCGCGGCAGGCACAGGGAACTTAACTGAGTGCCGGCACCACTGATGGTGTGTTTGCATCAACACGCCTGAGGCTTTGTGGTCAGCCGCGCGTCTTCAGAAACGTGACCACGAGAAAGCACCTCGTTACCCACTGTGCGACCAGATTCGGGGCAGGGAGAGGGCGCGTCTCCGAAATACAACCAAGTTCCTTTGTGTCTTCCCACCCGGCGCCCGCCGCTCCGTCCCCGGCCCGGACCTGCTCTTGCACGCGGTCGGGGGCACACTTACGAGAAGTTCAGCACGGGCTGGCCCACGTGGGAGATGTACACCTCCTCCAGGTACCGGAAGGGCTGCAGCGTCGGGAAGGTGCCGGCTCCCGGCGGGTCGGACAGCCAGGTGCCCAGCATCCAGGACAGCGGCTCCACCACTGGGTTCATCGTGGGGGGCTCtgaggacagagggaagaggcGGTCAGTGGGCTCCGTGTCCACGCTCGGTGAGGGAGCACGCCCTCGCGCAGACAGCAGAGCTGGTGCCTCCATGAACGCGCACCAGCTGGCCGTCAAGCCGGGGAGAGACAGCAAATGTCATCTTGTCAGACGCAGCTCCCACACGGGGGAGACAGCAAGAGGGcctgggggtgggcggggctgaGGCCAAGTCCAAGGAAGACGGGACCCGCGGAGGAGGGCTGCCCTGCGCCAGGCTGGCGGCAAGAAGTGGGAGCAGCTGTGGGTGGAAAACGGCGGGTCGCCCCTCCACCGTGGGAGCCCACCCGGGCAGACTCAGGtggccggggaggggtggggccgcTCCTTCCCCCAGCTGGCCGGCTCCTCCCGGCCTCTGCAGATGGCCTGTGGACAGCTGGGAGTGAGCATGGCCATAAGACTTTCGTAGTTAGACGACAAGAGAAGAGTGAAGTCGGGACTTCGGCTACCACCTATGGTGGAGACCAGGAATAAAAGCTTCATAGTCAAAGGTCTGGAGCGGGACAGAGCAGACAAACACCCTGCTCACAGGGACACCGGTGTCCCGAGGGAAGAGAGCAGTCcaccaagaaataagaaaaggatgCTGAATGTGTGGCAAAAGAGGCGACAAGCCGAAAGGGGGTGGGGCTGTGTGGCATTTGAGCTTGAAACTTCGAGGGCGGAGGACGGCTCCCTGAGACGCGTGCAGAGGCCGCGGTGGGAGAGGGCCTGTGGCCGCTCCGGGACACGGAGGCTTCCCCAGGGCCAGCCGGGCCAGATCCTGGAGGACCCTGGGGAGGTCTGAGTGGGAGACGCGGGGGCAGCATGTGCCTGGTGGCGGAAGAGGGCGGCCTGGGCCCCGTGTCGCCGGTGGAAAGGGCCAGATCCCAGGGCTGCCCTGCAGGGAGAGCCAGCTGCACGCACTGAtgtctgggatgcagggctggcgaGCAGCGCCCGAGGTTCAAGGCATCAGGGAGACAAGGGGAGAGCAAAGCTCGGATGGTTTGGGCCTGCGGTTCTCAGAATAAACAGAAATCGCTGTTtttcagccagccagccagccagccagccagccacagcCTCTGAGATGCTCTCTGTCCAGTGGACCCTGTGTCGCGTCCAGGGCAGCACTTGGAGCCGCTGTCCAGGCCCCACCTGCTGGTCCAGTCCCCTCTGAGTGAGAGCAGTGCCCGCCTGGGCTGGTGAGCGTGGCCCTTCCCCTGGGCACATAGCctagggtggtggtggtggaactGCAGCCAGGCCCCGTGCGCCTGGgatgagggggagggagacagacagggaaggacccagagacggagggaggcagacggacagacacagagagacagacagggaaggacccagagacggagggaggcagacggacagacacagagacagggaaggacccagagacaggggaaggacagacagagagacagaccggGAAGGAcccagagacggagggagacagacagagagacagaccggGAAGGACccagagacggagggaggcagacggacagacacagagagacagacaggaaaggacccagagatggagggagacagacggacagacacagagacagggaaggacccagagacaggggaaggacagacagagagacagaccggGAAGGAcccagagacggagggagacagacagagagacagaccggGAAGGACccagagacggagggaggcagacggacagacacagagagacagacaggaaaggacccagagatggagggagacagacggacagacacagagacagggaaggacccagagacaggggaaggacagacagagagacagaccggGAAGGAcccagagacggagggagacagacagacagacacagagagacaaacacGGAAGGACCCAGAGATGGGGGAAGACCCAGAGActggggggagacagacagacacagacatagagacagacaggaaggacccagagatggggacagacagatggacagacagagagacagggaaggaccCAGAGATGGGGatagacagacggacagacagagagagctgggTTATGCTCTTTCTTGCCTCAAAATCTCTCTGGGGATCTCTCTGAGGGAACAGGGTTGGTAGGTGAGCATTATCACCTCtttcagaaaggaataaaaaacgACAACAGAGATAATTGAAAACCTTTCCCTGGCCTTGGCTCTCAGGGAAGTCAGGTCACAGACACAACCCACGGCCACCAAAATGCGCAGGAGGGCtgtgtgggggctggggtggcccTGGGACCCTGCCCGTGTTCACAAGCAGCAGGAAAGGAGCCGGGCCCCTGGCGGGTGCCACTGACCTTCAGGGACAcaggaccccccgccccccccgcttCATGAGCATCCTGCATTCCCGTCAGACTGTGCCAACCGCGAGAGCCTGAGAGTGGACGTGGGGCCTAGAGCCCGAAGACTGAAGGAGCACTGACCCCCACCAGGGCCCAGAGGAGGCTGTCAGTGTAGGCTCTGCACACAAGTCTGCACGCACGGGTCTGTACCCAGTCTGCGCACACGGCTCTGTGCCCATGGGTCTGCGCACATGGGTCTGTACACGCGGCTCTGCGTGCCCACTCTGTGCACACGGCTCTGTGCGCGGTGAAGCAACCACCTCCAGGAAGAAATGCAAGAATGTGGGAGAGAAGCGGCAGGAGAGCAGGAGAGGTGAAACTCCAGCAGAAAGAAGTCGGGAGAGACGCATCAAGAAGCTGGGAGTGGAGGTGGACGAGGACAGCATGGGACTCACGGCAGACGCGCTACAGAGGACAACGAGAAGAGTAAAACGAAAACAAAGTCAAGAGGTTTGGAGACTTGGGCTGGGGGCGTGTGCAACGTGCAGCCTGTGCAAAGACAGGTGGGGggcgagggtgggggagggggagagactatggcgggggcgggggaagggggagggggagaggggaggggggacctGGGCCGGGCGCGAGTCCCACGGCTGGGTGTCCTCCTGTGAGAGGACGACACGCGTCCGCGTGGCTGCTGTTCACAGCTGCTGGATGCGGAAACCTCCCAGCGGCTTCCGGCTGACGAGTGGGTGAGCACGACGTGGCAGAGCCAGACGGAGGAACAGTATccgtcataaaaaggaatgaagaggggacctgggggctcagtccgttaagcgtctgactcttgatttcagctcaggtcacgatctcatgattcgtgggacagagccccacgtcgggctctgcagtgacagcacagggcctgcttgggaatcaatcaaccaatcacacactctctctctctctctctccctccctccatccctctctttgccccctcctgcgcgtgcgtgctctctctcgtaaataaacttaaaaggactGAAGCACTGACAAATGCTACCACGTGGATGAACCAAGAAAAAGACCATGCACcctgattccactcatatgaaacGCGACAACAGGCGAGCCCGCAGAGGCCCAGAGCGGACCAACGGTTCCTCCACAGCAGCGTCCGGCAGATGCTAGTGCCACACTTACAAGATGCACGGGGAGAGTGAGCGTCACGGATTTTGTAGCTGCCACAGGTGTGTCTGACACAGCCGCTCACGGCCCCACGTGGACATCTGGAGGCGCTGGTCCACTGAGA
The window above is part of the Prionailurus bengalensis isolate Pbe53 chromosome C1, Fcat_Pben_1.1_paternal_pri, whole genome shotgun sequence genome. Proteins encoded here:
- the THAP4 gene encoding peroxynitrite isomerase THAP4 isoform X3; translation: MEPPTMNPVVEPLSWMLGTWLSDPPGAGTFPTLQPFRYLEEVYISHVGQPVLNFSFNAFHPDTHKPMHRECGFIRLKPDTNKVAFVSAQNTGIVEVEEGEVNGQELCITSHSVARISFAKEPHVEQITRKFRLNSDGKLEQTVSMATTTQPMTQHLHVTYKKVTP